The proteins below are encoded in one region of Pseudomonas putida NBRC 14164:
- a CDS encoding YheV family putative zinc ribbon protein codes for MSEVVVNKTKKRFIAGAVCPACSEPDKLMMWSEDDVPHRECVACGFTDTLNEQGLSVPKELGTRVNHLAPKAAPAKVQTVQFFPNPKLKKPTE; via the coding sequence GTGAGCGAGGTAGTTGTGAACAAGACCAAGAAACGCTTCATTGCCGGGGCGGTATGCCCCGCGTGCAGCGAGCCCGACAAGCTGATGATGTGGAGCGAAGACGACGTACCGCACCGCGAGTGCGTCGCCTGCGGGTTCACCGACACCCTCAACGAGCAGGGCTTGTCGGTGCCCAAGGAGCTCGGCACCCGGGTCAACCACCTGGCGCCCAAGGCGGCGCCGGCCAAGGTCCAGACGGTGCAGTTCTTCCCTAATCCGAAGCTGAAGAAACCGACAGAGTAA